The Streptomyces sp. R28 region GGATCACCGGGCTCTGGTCGCACTTCGCCTGCGCCGACGAGCCGGGGCATCCGTCCGTCGCCGCCCAGCTCTCCCTCTTCCGGGAGATGGTCGCCTACGCCGAGGCGCGGGGCGTGCGCCCCGAGGTGCGGCACATCGCCAACTCGCCCGCCACGCTCACCCTCCCCGACAGCCACTTCGACCTGGTGCGCACCGGGATCGCGACCTACGGCATCTCGCCCAGCCCCGAGCTGGGCAGCCCCGCCGACTTCGGGCTGCGGCCCGTGATGACGCTCTCGGCGTCCCTCGCCCTGGTGAAACACGTGCCGGGCGGCCACGGCGTCAGCTACGGGCATCACTACATCACCCCCGGCGAGACCACCCTCGGCCTCGTCCCCCTCGGTTACGCCGACGGCATCCCGCGGCACGCCTCGGGCGCCGGGCCCGTCCTGGTCGGCGACAAGTGGCGGACGGTCGCAGGACGGATCGCGATGGATCAGTTCGTCGTGGATCTGGGCGGGGACGAGCCCGAGCCGGGCGCCCGGGCCGTGCTGTTCGGTCCCGGTGACCGCGGTGAGCCCACCGCCGAGGACTGGGCGCAGGCCGCGGGCACCATCGCCTACGAAATCGTCACCCGGATCGGAACGCGCGTTCCCCGCGTCTATAGGAACGGGTCCACGTGATGCGGTCATCCGATGCGTCCATGTGATGCGTCCGTGTGAGTGCGGCTATGTGGGTGCGGCTATGTGAAGGGTGAAAGCGTCTAGGTGAATGAGGAACGAGACGGGTAACCCGTAGCGAAACATCGGAACCGAACACCTGCACCATCCACGACCTGATGTCACACCGGCGTCATCCGACCCACCGGCATTACCCAGCGAAGAGGAGCGGTACGTGAGCGAGAGCAGTGCGGAGGTCGTCGCGGCCGTCGCCTCCGCCACGGGGGCGGCCGCGAACTGGCGCAGGGCCACCGGTATCGCCGGCGCCGCGATAGGCGTGATCGCGGCGGGGGCGGCCGCAGGCGTCGCCATAGAGCGGATGACCGTGGGCCGGGGCATACGGCAGAAGGCCCGCCTCGCCCTCGACTCGACGGGGCCGTACGGCTCGCTGCGCGGCATGCCCGGCAAGGCGTACGCCGACGACGGCACCGAGCTGTACTACGAGGTCGACGACATCGACCCCGAGGCGGCCCCCGCCCTCACCCCGCGCCGGCGACGGCTCTTCGGGCGCAAGGCACCCGCCCCCGTCACCGTCGTCTTCAGCCACGGCTACTGCCTCAGCCAGGACTCCTGGCACTTCCAGCGCGCCGCGCTCAGGGGCGTCGTACGCACCGTGCACTGGGACCAGCGCAGCCACGGCCGGTCCGGGCGGGGCGCGGCCCAGGTCGAGGAGGGCGTGCCGGTCGACATCGAGCAGCTCGGGCGCGACCTGAAGGCCGTCATCGACGC contains the following coding sequences:
- the alr gene encoding alanine racemase, encoding MTETAALRTAPLRARAEIDLAALRANVRTLRALAPGAALMAVVKSDAYGHGAVPCARAAVEAGAGWLGTATPEEALVLRAAGLDGVRILCWLWTPGGPWREAIEADVDVSVSGMWALREATEAARSAGAPARVQLKADTGLGRNGCQPGDDWAELVREAVRAEAGGLIRITGLWSHFACADEPGHPSVAAQLSLFREMVAYAEARGVRPEVRHIANSPATLTLPDSHFDLVRTGIATYGISPSPELGSPADFGLRPVMTLSASLALVKHVPGGHGVSYGHHYITPGETTLGLVPLGYADGIPRHASGAGPVLVGDKWRTVAGRIAMDQFVVDLGGDEPEPGARAVLFGPGDRGEPTAEDWAQAAGTIAYEIVTRIGTRVPRVYRNGST